A genomic stretch from Hydrogenimonas urashimensis includes:
- the panC gene encoding pantoate--beta-alanine ligase, producing the protein MQIIKNIEEIQAVRKKMRGSVGFVPTMGALHQGHLTLIRKAREENDHVVVSIFVNPTQFLPGEDLDEYPRREEADRKICELAGVDILFMPATDAMYHRDEVTLKAPPYLGYILEGHRRPGHFDGVVQIVMKLFGLMQPTRAYFGRKDAQQLRILKKMAEDLFLPVEIVPVDTVREDDGLALSSRNVYLNPEERERALSISKSLKRASRLVMAGETDAEAIKLAMREIMRGIDVEYIAVVDRDFMPLEKVEIKNTLILVAAKVGKTRLIDNIWL; encoded by the coding sequence GTGCAAATTATCAAAAATATTGAAGAAATACAAGCGGTCAGGAAAAAGATGAGAGGAAGTGTCGGCTTCGTTCCCACGATGGGTGCCTTGCATCAGGGCCATCTTACGCTGATACGAAAGGCACGGGAGGAAAACGACCATGTCGTCGTATCGATTTTTGTCAACCCGACCCAGTTTCTTCCCGGCGAGGACCTGGACGAATACCCCAGGCGCGAAGAGGCGGACAGGAAAATCTGCGAGCTGGCGGGTGTCGACATTCTTTTCATGCCGGCAACCGATGCGATGTACCACAGGGACGAAGTGACGCTCAAAGCCCCTCCCTATCTGGGATACATACTGGAAGGGCACCGCCGTCCCGGCCATTTCGACGGTGTGGTACAGATCGTCATGAAACTCTTCGGTTTGATGCAGCCGACCCGTGCCTATTTCGGCCGAAAAGACGCCCAGCAGCTTCGGATTCTAAAGAAGATGGCGGAAGACCTTTTTCTGCCTGTCGAAATCGTCCCGGTCGATACGGTAAGAGAGGATGACGGCCTGGCGCTGAGCAGCCGCAATGTCTACCTGAATCCCGAGGAGAGGGAACGGGCACTCTCGATATCGAAATCGCTCAAACGGGCTTCCCGTCTCGTCATGGCGGGCGAAACCGACGCCGAAGCGATCAAACTGGCGATGCGGGAGATTATGCGGGGTATCGATGTCGAATATATCGCCGTCGTCGACCGCGACTTCATGCCCCTTGAAAAAGTGGAGATCAAAAACACGCTCATTCTGGTAGCGGCGAAAGTCGGGAAAACCCGACTGATCGACAATATCTGGCTCTGA
- the prfB gene encoding peptide chain release factor 2 produces the protein MDSYEFSELMKKLQTKIENIKNIVKPEEIKKRLEEISKMEMEEDFWSDAKRAGEIQKEKNRLERLLKRYEEAESAVTDAMELFEMATEEKDDETLETLFAEAPEIEERVNKVEIEVMLSGPHDANNAIVSIHPGAGGTESQDWASILYRMYLRWAERHGFKVETLDYQPGEEAGIKDVSFIIKGENAYGYLKVENGIHRLVRISPYDSNARRHTSFASVMVSPEIDDDIDIEIEDKDLRIDTYRASGAGGQHVNKTESAIRITHIPTGIVVQCQNDRSQHKNKATAMKMLKSRLYELELEKKRAEAEGVEKSDIGWGHQIRSYVLAPYQQVKDTRSGQAFSNVDAILDGDIDKLIEGVLVAEAEKESGEKK, from the coding sequence ATGGACAGTTACGAATTTTCCGAATTGATGAAAAAACTTCAGACCAAAATTGAAAATATCAAAAACATCGTCAAACCCGAAGAGATCAAAAAACGTCTCGAAGAGATCTCCAAAATGGAGATGGAAGAGGACTTCTGGAGCGATGCAAAAAGAGCGGGCGAGATACAGAAAGAGAAGAACCGTCTCGAGCGCCTTCTGAAACGTTACGAAGAGGCCGAAAGCGCCGTGACCGACGCGATGGAACTTTTCGAGATGGCGACCGAAGAAAAGGACGACGAGACTCTCGAAACCCTTTTCGCCGAAGCGCCTGAGATCGAGGAGAGGGTCAACAAGGTCGAAATCGAAGTGATGCTCAGCGGGCCCCACGACGCCAACAACGCCATCGTTTCCATCCATCCGGGTGCGGGCGGCACCGAAAGCCAAGACTGGGCGAGCATCCTGTATCGGATGTACCTGCGCTGGGCGGAGCGTCACGGCTTCAAGGTCGAAACCCTCGACTACCAGCCCGGCGAAGAGGCGGGCATCAAGGATGTGAGTTTTATTATCAAGGGTGAAAACGCCTATGGCTACCTGAAGGTCGAAAACGGCATCCATCGTCTCGTGCGCATCAGCCCCTACGACTCCAACGCCAGGCGCCACACCTCCTTCGCATCGGTCATGGTCTCTCCCGAAATCGACGACGATATCGACATCGAGATTGAGGACAAAGACCTGCGCATCGACACCTACCGCGCCTCCGGAGCAGGCGGTCAGCACGTCAACAAAACAGAGAGCGCCATCCGCATCACCCACATCCCCACCGGCATCGTGGTCCAGTGCCAGAACGACCGTTCACAACACAAAAACAAAGCGACGGCCATGAAGATGCTCAAATCGCGCCTCTACGAGCTGGAACTGGAGAAGAAAAGAGCCGAAGCCGAGGGTGTGGAAAAGAGCGACATCGGCTGGGGCCACCAGATTCGAAGCTACGTGCTGGCCCCCTACCAGCAGGTCAAGGACACCCGCAGCGGCCAGGCTTTCAGCAACGTCGACGCCATTCTCGACGGTGATATCGACAAGCTGATCGAAGGCGTACTGGTGGCCGAAGCGGAGAAAGAGAGCGGAGAGAAAAAATGA
- a CDS encoding OmpP1/FadL family transporter, protein MRHSRRPIVQTTLLAFFVTPLLATNGDLLIGVGAKTRGMGGAGIAYGHKSESTLVNPALIATTPSREMSVGATFFYPDIETKTSIMDDYDPSDSDFYVIPFASVSKPMGDHWYVGLGMWGTAGLGTDFEGNPALFNMQTQLMLMQIALPVAYRMGNWSFGAAPIVEYGSLDISYHLGGIKIDPDAANDFGFGWSAGFTYDFGNGLIVGAVYKSPVEMKYKGVLSDATLGALDDRLTQPEEMGVGIDYNWATHHSVAIDYKRIGWGSVEGYEDFNWKDQDVFAIGYEYATTEWALRLGYNHAKSPIELSPGGFSNGGLLNMLNLLGFPATAEDHYTTGVSYTISDISSMDLAFVYAPQTMVEAPIVLKQNIAVRHSEFSFTVQYNYKY, encoded by the coding sequence ATGAGGCATTCACGCCGACCGATCGTTCAGACGACACTTCTTGCATTTTTCGTCACGCCGTTGCTGGCGACCAACGGTGATCTGCTCATAGGTGTCGGGGCCAAAACCCGTGGAATGGGCGGTGCCGGTATCGCCTACGGCCACAAGTCGGAATCGACTCTGGTCAACCCCGCCCTCATTGCCACGACCCCTTCAAGAGAGATGAGCGTAGGTGCGACGTTTTTCTATCCCGACATCGAAACCAAAACCTCGATTATGGACGATTACGACCCCAGCGATAGCGATTTTTACGTCATCCCTTTCGCTTCCGTCTCGAAACCGATGGGCGATCATTGGTATGTGGGCCTGGGCATGTGGGGGACGGCGGGCCTGGGCACCGATTTCGAAGGCAATCCCGCACTCTTTAACATGCAGACCCAATTGATGCTGATGCAGATCGCCCTTCCCGTCGCCTACCGGATGGGAAACTGGAGCTTTGGCGCCGCCCCCATCGTCGAATACGGTTCTTTGGATATCTCCTACCATCTGGGCGGCATAAAAATCGACCCGGATGCGGCGAATGATTTCGGTTTCGGTTGGTCCGCCGGCTTCACCTACGACTTCGGCAACGGCCTCATCGTGGGAGCCGTCTACAAATCCCCCGTGGAGATGAAGTACAAAGGCGTTCTTTCGGATGCCACCCTCGGTGCACTGGATGACAGACTCACCCAGCCTGAAGAGATGGGCGTCGGCATCGACTACAACTGGGCCACACACCACTCCGTCGCCATCGACTACAAACGCATCGGCTGGGGATCGGTGGAAGGGTACGAGGATTTCAACTGGAAAGACCAGGATGTCTTCGCCATAGGATACGAATACGCTACCACGGAATGGGCACTGCGCCTCGGTTACAACCATGCAAAAAGCCCCATCGAACTCTCACCGGGCGGGTTCAGCAATGGCGGGCTGCTCAATATGCTGAATCTTCTGGGCTTCCCCGCCACCGCCGAAGACCACTACACGACCGGTGTGAGCTATACGATCAGCGACATCTCCTCCATGGATCTCGCCTTCGTCTACGCGCCGCAAACAATGGTTGAAGCACCCATCGTTTTGAAACAGAATATCGCCGTCAGACATAGCGAATTCAGCTTTACCGTACAGTATAACTATAAATATTGA
- the ndhC gene encoding NADH-quinone oxidoreductase subunit A, with amino-acid sequence MESFLVYTAGVTFAVFLLYFIGVAIAPYKPDSVKNDHFECGLPASSDQPKRANYGFFVYAIMFIAADMTGLFFTLFVFDLKGHSALVAGLFALLMGGAITLAMRELQIHDKGLSR; translated from the coding sequence ATGGAATCTTTCCTTGTCTATACTGCGGGAGTGACGTTCGCCGTATTTCTTCTCTATTTCATCGGTGTGGCCATCGCCCCCTACAAACCAGATAGCGTCAAAAACGACCACTTCGAGTGCGGACTTCCTGCAAGCAGCGATCAGCCCAAACGGGCGAACTACGGGTTTTTCGTCTATGCCATCATGTTCATTGCAGCGGACATGACCGGGCTCTTTTTCACCCTTTTCGTCTTCGATCTGAAGGGGCACAGCGCTCTTGTTGCCGGGCTCTTCGCCCTGCTGATGGGGGGTGCGATCACCCTGGCCATGCGGGAACTTCAAATCCACGACAAAGGCCTGTCGCGATGA
- a CDS encoding NADH-quinone oxidoreductase subunit B, protein MIKILDFFDYARSESLWMAHFCTGCCSLEMAAAMGPRYDWERYGYMSTPTPRQADVLMITGLVSKKILPALLRTYAQMPEPKYVMALGACSYDGGPYNDSLSVIKNPTEILPADVFVAGCPPKPEAIIEGLEEIKRKIKAKEPSAASQGGIWKEMEF, encoded by the coding sequence ATGATAAAGATACTCGATTTTTTCGACTACGCCCGGAGTGAAAGCCTATGGATGGCCCATTTCTGCACCGGCTGCTGCTCGCTTGAAATGGCTGCGGCCATGGGCCCCCGGTACGATTGGGAGCGTTACGGCTATATGTCCACGCCAACCCCTCGCCAGGCCGACGTTTTGATGATCACGGGCCTGGTAAGCAAAAAGATTCTCCCTGCCCTTCTTCGCACCTACGCCCAGATGCCCGAACCCAAATATGTGATGGCCCTGGGTGCGTGCAGCTACGACGGCGGTCCCTACAACGATTCGCTCTCCGTCATCAAAAATCCCACGGAGATTCTTCCCGCCGATGTCTTCGTCGCGGGATGCCCACCCAAACCGGAAGCGATCATCGAGGGGCTCGAAGAGATCAAACGCAAAATCAAAGCCAAAGAGCCCAGTGCCGCCAGCCAGGGTGGCATCTGGAAAGAGATGGAGTTCTGA
- a CDS encoding NADH-quinone oxidoreductase subunit C, with protein MERIKERLKTFSTEYVEEYKPTWIKTKLTDAKDIVALAASLKSEGLRTLSTVSPTDFPEEGIMEMNYFFEDLEGRRNCWVKCDIPRDLESCVIDSVTPVMPSAEWHEREAFSMFGVKFRNHPDLRPIIISQDYYGKFPFRSDFDWEAHEKEQMEHIKTIVRDFKSQQQTNEIELDPEGSEVILNWGPTHPASGPIRLKVRCDGEDIVAVDPEIGYVWRALEDLVTRKDFVGAIVAVERLCFMDNINSMTGYCMAVEEIAGTEITEFAKWMRVLLGECARISSHMMGMGNFFNTMGLHTMMLWNLDVREFFLDVLESYSGARIATAAIEPGGVRYPLDMKLMDELQRALDKFDATIGDIENVFAKNPTMRKRATQIGKIGKDEAIEWGLSGPVARASGVKTDIRMCEPYAAYDQVDMGYRTQEGGTAADRFQVLFDELKQSVDILRQAKRRIEEGVASKEFDPARDHMVKVPKKLPAGEAISRVEWARGEVLMHLVTREKAKSPYRLKMRAPSVNHTMVLDRLLRGKTLSDIPLVFGSLYICQGDLDR; from the coding sequence ATGGAGCGTATCAAAGAGAGGCTGAAAACCTTTTCGACCGAGTACGTCGAAGAGTACAAACCCACCTGGATCAAAACCAAACTCACGGACGCCAAAGATATCGTCGCTCTCGCCGCCTCTCTCAAATCGGAGGGATTGCGGACATTGAGCACCGTCAGTCCCACCGATTTTCCCGAAGAGGGCATCATGGAGATGAACTACTTCTTCGAAGACCTGGAAGGACGGCGCAACTGCTGGGTCAAATGCGACATCCCCAGAGATCTGGAATCGTGCGTCATCGACTCCGTCACCCCGGTGATGCCCTCCGCCGAATGGCACGAGCGGGAAGCTTTCTCGATGTTCGGGGTGAAGTTTCGCAACCATCCCGACCTAAGGCCCATCATTATCAGCCAGGATTATTACGGCAAATTTCCGTTTCGGAGCGATTTCGACTGGGAAGCCCACGAAAAGGAGCAGATGGAGCACATCAAAACGATCGTCCGCGATTTCAAGTCGCAGCAGCAAACCAACGAAATCGAGCTCGACCCGGAGGGATCGGAAGTAATCCTCAACTGGGGACCGACCCACCCCGCCAGCGGTCCGATCCGTCTGAAAGTGCGATGCGACGGAGAGGATATCGTCGCCGTCGATCCGGAGATCGGATACGTCTGGCGGGCGCTGGAAGATCTGGTGACCCGGAAAGATTTCGTCGGAGCCATCGTGGCGGTGGAGCGTCTTTGCTTCATGGACAACATCAATTCGATGACGGGCTACTGCATGGCCGTCGAAGAGATCGCCGGTACCGAAATCACCGAGTTCGCCAAATGGATGCGGGTACTTTTGGGCGAGTGCGCCAGAATCTCCTCCCACATGATGGGCATGGGAAACTTTTTCAACACGATGGGCCTGCATACGATGATGCTGTGGAATCTGGACGTTCGGGAGTTTTTTCTCGATGTTCTGGAATCCTACAGCGGCGCCCGGATCGCGACGGCGGCGATCGAACCCGGCGGAGTGCGCTACCCGCTCGATATGAAGCTGATGGATGAGCTCCAAAGGGCACTGGATAAATTCGACGCGACGATCGGGGATATCGAAAACGTCTTCGCGAAAAACCCCACGATGCGCAAACGGGCTACCCAAATAGGCAAAATCGGCAAGGACGAAGCGATCGAGTGGGGGCTCAGCGGCCCCGTCGCCAGGGCCAGCGGCGTGAAAACCGACATTCGGATGTGCGAACCCTACGCCGCTTATGACCAGGTCGACATGGGCTACCGCACCCAGGAGGGCGGCACGGCGGCGGACCGTTTCCAGGTGCTCTTCGACGAACTGAAACAGTCCGTCGACATTCTGCGCCAGGCCAAACGAAGAATCGAGGAGGGGGTCGCCTCCAAAGAATTCGACCCCGCCAGAGACCATATGGTCAAAGTGCCGAAAAAACTGCCCGCGGGGGAGGCCATCAGCCGTGTCGAATGGGCACGGGGAGAGGTTCTGATGCACCTGGTGACACGCGAGAAGGCGAAATCTCCCTATCGCCTCAAAATGCGCGCTCCCAGCGTCAACCACACGATGGTTCTCGACCGCCTCCTTCGGGGCAAAACGCTTTCGGACATCCCGCTGGTGTTCGGAAGCCTCTACATCTGCCAGGGCGACCTGGACCGATAA
- a CDS encoding complex I subunit 1/NuoH family protein, translating into MIQTLIDALVFPGLLYALVWTVGLFWFFRKFMAPLHKRVGPYFNGPHGSYQTLFDLTKLWTKESITPRGVNPHLFSLMPLLALIIALLPNAYVPWTPAGAALKSHYSLLILVVLIGIEPFLLFLTGFGSENKYSFLGGIRVLTQAISFETAFFLSALAPALLLGTLDLAQIVEKSNLLTFIILLPALALYFIALLGLLEQPPFNIPDAEQEIVYGFLTEYSGTNYFLLNLSKFVEFMAVFAGVGALYLGGYKGIFFDGYIWFFLKMLMVAVVMITIRAATPRVTLKQMLAFSWRWLVPLSLLDLAWVLFAKTFFFSQGA; encoded by the coding sequence ATGATACAGACATTGATCGATGCCTTAGTTTTTCCGGGTTTGCTCTACGCCCTGGTATGGACTGTCGGCCTCTTCTGGTTCTTCCGGAAATTCATGGCGCCCCTGCACAAACGTGTCGGTCCCTATTTCAACGGTCCCCACGGCAGCTACCAGACCCTTTTCGATCTGACGAAACTCTGGACCAAAGAGTCGATCACCCCCAGGGGCGTCAACCCTCATCTCTTTTCTCTGATGCCCCTTCTGGCACTCATCATCGCGCTGCTTCCCAACGCCTACGTGCCGTGGACACCCGCGGGAGCGGCGCTTAAAAGCCATTACAGCCTGCTGATACTCGTCGTTCTCATCGGCATTGAGCCGTTTCTTCTTTTCCTGACAGGTTTCGGTTCGGAAAACAAATACTCCTTTCTCGGAGGCATACGGGTCCTGACCCAGGCGATCTCCTTCGAAACCGCCTTCTTCCTCTCGGCCCTCGCGCCCGCGCTTCTGCTGGGCACACTCGATCTTGCGCAGATCGTGGAAAAAAGCAACCTGCTCACTTTCATCATTCTTTTACCGGCTTTGGCCCTCTATTTCATCGCCCTGCTGGGGCTTTTGGAGCAGCCGCCTTTCAACATTCCCGATGCGGAACAGGAGATCGTCTACGGATTTCTGACAGAATACAGCGGCACCAACTACTTTCTGCTCAACCTCTCCAAATTCGTGGAGTTCATGGCGGTTTTCGCCGGTGTGGGAGCGCTCTATCTGGGAGGGTACAAAGGAATCTTTTTCGACGGGTATATCTGGTTTTTTCTCAAAATGCTCATGGTCGCGGTCGTCATGATCACCATCCGTGCCGCGACTCCCCGCGTGACGCTGAAGCAGATGCTCGCCTTTTCCTGGCGCTGGCTGGTCCCGCTGAGTCTGCTCGATCTGGCATGGGTACTCTTTGCTAAAACCTTCTTTTTCAGTCAGGGGGCCTGA
- a CDS encoding 4Fe-4S binding protein, translating to MFLTDFIKKVIRVSKALSVKSPAYGHDYRFEAAHHPGRYRGQHRIDYETCIGCDACNKICPVHAITMKKLPFKKRNIVPEVNLSVCIFCGLCEDVCPTKPEKSIKLSGGRYDMLTGGWHESQEDFWVHVEIPESYIKSRLEAEEAARVAKELKQKKKEAQAKAAAAGKTEAANGPSPSLDLSSAPLPEGDDQ from the coding sequence ATGTTTTTGACCGATTTTATAAAAAAAGTGATCCGGGTCTCCAAAGCGCTGAGCGTCAAAAGCCCCGCCTACGGGCATGACTACCGTTTTGAAGCGGCCCACCACCCCGGCCGCTACCGGGGGCAGCACCGCATCGACTACGAAACCTGCATCGGGTGCGACGCCTGTAACAAAATCTGTCCGGTACACGCCATCACGATGAAGAAACTTCCTTTCAAAAAACGAAATATCGTGCCGGAGGTCAACCTCTCCGTCTGCATCTTCTGCGGCCTTTGTGAAGATGTCTGCCCCACGAAGCCCGAGAAATCGATCAAACTCTCCGGCGGCCGCTACGACATGCTCACCGGAGGATGGCATGAGAGCCAGGAGGATTTCTGGGTCCATGTGGAGATTCCCGAATCCTACATCAAAAGCCGCCTCGAAGCGGAAGAGGCGGCCCGTGTCGCCAAAGAGCTGAAACAGAAGAAAAAAGAGGCCCAGGCCAAAGCGGCCGCCGCGGGAAAAACGGAGGCCGCCAATGGGCCTTCTCCCTCCCTCGACCTCTCCTCCGCACCCCTTCCCGAAGGAGACGATCAATGA
- a CDS encoding NADH-quinone oxidoreductase subunit J family protein gives MSALFLLTIALILAVASLFIRKTVPAMISFALMMLTLGLFYISLDATLLGLFQIFVYTGGIVVLMLFGITIIGVEFPETPPRPWTAVTAFGLFVAMSLFFLKGSHTLEKTRSSVTEDPGLFLTGYVDTVILFALIAAALLYGTVKMVDVLRSKPASHPQKGAADVRD, from the coding sequence ATGAGTGCGCTATTTTTGTTGACTATCGCTTTGATTCTGGCCGTGGCATCGCTTTTTATCAGAAAAACCGTCCCGGCGATGATCAGTTTCGCCCTGATGATGCTGACCCTCGGACTCTTCTATATCTCGCTGGACGCGACGCTGCTGGGACTTTTCCAGATTTTCGTCTATACGGGCGGCATCGTCGTGCTCATGCTCTTTGGCATCACGATCATCGGCGTCGAATTTCCCGAAACGCCCCCGCGCCCCTGGACCGCCGTCACCGCTTTCGGGCTTTTCGTCGCCATGAGCCTATTTTTTCTAAAAGGAAGCCATACACTCGAAAAAACGCGCTCATCGGTGACGGAAGATCCCGGCCTCTTCCTCACAGGGTACGTCGATACGGTCATACTCTTCGCCCTGATCGCGGCGGCACTGTTATACGGCACCGTCAAAATGGTCGACGTTCTAAGAAGCAAACCCGCTTCGCACCCGCAGAAAGGAGCCGCCGATGTTCGGGATTGA
- a CDS encoding NADH-quinone oxidoreductase subunit NuoK → MFGIEMVFAFALFGLGVYGVGSRRDFLRIFFSLEMMVNAVILMLALSARHLGLSENIELAYLIIVLATLEAAAGLLIFGATHRITRAIRPDDLGNEERA, encoded by the coding sequence ATGTTCGGGATTGAGATGGTGTTCGCCTTCGCACTGTTTGGCCTTGGGGTGTATGGCGTCGGTTCGAGGCGCGATTTTCTGCGCATCTTCTTTTCGCTCGAAATGATGGTCAATGCAGTGATTTTGATGCTGGCACTCTCCGCGCGGCATCTTGGTCTGAGCGAAAATATCGAACTGGCCTACCTCATCATCGTCCTGGCGACACTGGAAGCGGCGGCGGGCCTACTGATTTTCGGCGCCACGCACCGCATCACCCGGGCGATCCGCCCCGACGATCTGGGCAACGAGGAGAGAGCATGA
- a CDS encoding NADH-quinone oxidoreductase subunit 5 family protein gives MNLPLILLILPFAGAVAAYLLGRFKTPLAFWVAEITGAILFGVSLLLLMEYRQPIDIPLEWYRFGDFAIPFGIYIDKLSLVMLLIATGLGFLDIHFAHDYMGEDPHQPRYYAKVLFFIGGMILLVSAKELVPLFVGWEFMGLASYLLISFWHQKKEPADAGVSAFLFTRFGDIFLFAAIGSLYYVAGTLDMVRLNELAASGTLDRDFIFVMAVFIFIAAIGKSGQFPLFPWLMRAMEGPTTVSALIHGATMVNSGIYIVARLFDFYMAAEALAVVASIGALSAFIGATSALVQREMKKVLAYSTMSHLSIAFVGLGAGSLAAGMTHLVNHAVFKALLFLSAGAIMLAAHHVKDLWRLGGLGKKLTYTALFMGMGVLSLAGIPPFSGFHSKDAVIAHAIANPQTTGLLALLVTVAGLLSMAYGGRLWVLIFAGKPRDKKLNQSVKPPSKLWIVLPLGIMAAATLLMGFYQEPIAEMVSEKGLTAPHVAGLLPFMLITIALLAWLVWFYYARRLDLVEKIAAQPLMQTIHKVLFNGYFIEYLILWFTRSFIVQSFARAVNWSDRRLVDGAIDATLPFSKKTTTLFARFQPKRSGENAGAMALGLLLLLIALWMGGAV, from the coding sequence ATGAACCTTCCTCTCATCCTACTGATTCTACCGTTCGCCGGCGCCGTCGCGGCCTATCTTCTGGGACGCTTCAAGACCCCACTTGCCTTCTGGGTGGCCGAAATCACGGGGGCCATCCTGTTTGGGGTGAGCCTTCTGCTGCTGATGGAGTACCGACAGCCCATCGACATCCCGCTGGAGTGGTACCGCTTCGGCGATTTCGCCATACCTTTTGGCATCTACATCGACAAACTCTCCCTCGTCATGCTGCTGATCGCCACCGGGCTGGGATTTTTGGATATCCATTTCGCCCACGACTACATGGGAGAAGATCCCCACCAGCCCCGCTACTACGCCAAGGTCCTCTTCTTCATCGGCGGCATGATCCTGCTCGTAAGCGCCAAAGAGCTGGTTCCGCTCTTTGTCGGGTGGGAGTTCATGGGACTTGCGAGCTATCTTCTCATCTCCTTCTGGCACCAGAAAAAAGAGCCCGCCGACGCGGGGGTAAGCGCCTTTCTCTTCACCCGCTTCGGGGATATCTTTCTCTTCGCCGCCATCGGGTCGCTCTACTATGTCGCAGGCACCCTCGACATGGTCCGGTTGAACGAACTGGCCGCATCGGGCACGCTTGATAGAGACTTCATCTTCGTCATGGCGGTCTTCATCTTCATCGCCGCCATCGGCAAGTCGGGGCAGTTTCCCCTCTTTCCCTGGCTGATGCGCGCGATGGAGGGGCCGACCACCGTTTCGGCACTGATACACGGGGCCACGATGGTTAATAGCGGTATCTATATCGTCGCACGTCTTTTCGATTTCTACATGGCCGCGGAAGCGCTGGCCGTCGTCGCTTCCATCGGTGCACTCAGCGCCTTCATCGGTGCCACGAGCGCCCTGGTGCAGCGTGAAATGAAAAAGGTGCTGGCCTACTCCACCATGTCCCACCTCTCCATCGCCTTCGTCGGCCTCGGCGCCGGTTCGCTGGCGGCAGGCATGACCCACCTGGTCAACCACGCCGTCTTCAAGGCGCTGCTCTTTCTCAGTGCCGGTGCCATCATGCTGGCGGCCCATCACGTCAAAGACCTCTGGCGCCTGGGCGGGTTGGGGAAAAAACTGACCTATACGGCTCTTTTCATGGGGATGGGGGTTCTCTCTTTAGCGGGTATTCCGCCTTTTAGTGGTTTCCACTCCAAAGACGCCGTCATCGCCCATGCCATCGCCAATCCCCAGACAACGGGATTGTTGGCGCTTCTTGTCACCGTCGCGGGGCTGCTTTCGATGGCTTACGGCGGACGCCTCTGGGTTCTCATCTTCGCCGGCAAGCCACGCGATAAAAAGCTCAATCAATCGGTCAAACCCCCATCGAAATTGTGGATCGTTCTGCCCCTGGGGATCATGGCGGCCGCGACACTGCTCATGGGCTTTTACCAGGAGCCGATCGCCGAAATGGTCAGCGAAAAGGGGTTGACCGCTCCTCACGTGGCGGGATTGCTTCCATTTATGCTGATCACAATCGCCCTGCTGGCCTGGCTGGTCTGGTTCTATTACGCCAGGCGGCTCGACCTCGTCGAAAAGATCGCGGCCCAGCCGTTGATGCAGACGATCCACAAAGTGCTCTTCAACGGCTATTTCATCGAATATCTGATCCTCTGGTTCACCCGCAGCTTCATCGTGCAGAGTTTCGCCCGCGCCGTCAACTGGAGCGACCGCAGGCTTGTGGATGGCGCCATCGACGCCACCCTTCCTTTCTCAAAGAAAACCACCACCCTTTTCGCCCGTTTCCAGCCCAAAAGAAGCGGTGAAAACGCCGGAGCGATGGCCCTGGGACTGCTGCTGCTTCTTATCGCACTATGGATGGGAGGTGCGGTATGA